The Streptomyces cyanogenus DNA segment TCGGGGATCGGCGGGCCCAGGTGCAGCGGCCGGCGCGGCGGCTGCGGCGCGGCCGCCGGGTCGTGCGGCGCCGTGAGGATGGGCGACGGGGTGGCGGAGACGGGGCCCGAGTCGGGCAGCCGGACACCGCTCAGGTCGACCGAGCCGCTGTCGCGGCCTGCCGTCTCGTGCGGACCCGGCTCGTGGACGGCCTCAACCACCGGCTCCGGAGCGGGTGGCGGCACTTCGTTGCCCCACGCGCCCTGGGCACCCGGCAGCAGCAGGTCTTCGTCCTCGGCGGGCGCCTCGGAGAGGTAGGTGTACGCACCGTGCGCGGGGACGCCCGGCTGCTCCACCATGCCTGCGCTCTCCGGCTGCCCCTCGCCCGGGACCTGGCCGGTGTCGGTCATGCGTACCCCTCGCCCATCGGTTTGTGCTCCTACGACCAGCTCACCCGGAACGGCGCACCGACCGCCCCGCAGTGAAGAACGAGCGTCCGTGCCCAGCGGCACGAACGACCCGCCGGAAAAGGCGACAAAGCCATTCAGTGGCATTGTCCCGGTCGTTCCGCCGTCGCGACAGCATGATCCGCGACAGCCCGCTGTGGACTGCGCCACGTTGCGCGTCCTCCGGTTCCGCAGTACCGCACCCACCCCAAAACGGGCGTGCGATCCGGACATTGGCGAACGAAGTTCGGGCCACCGGTGCGGTACAACGATCGGCCAGCCTACCGCGCGCGGTACGACAACAGGATCACGGGGCGCGGTCCGGCAGGACCCCGCTGAGCAGGAACGCTACGTTCCGCTCGGTCTCCGTCCAGGCCCGGGTGTCGAGTTCGACGGACTGGAGGAGGGCGCACTCGACCCGGTACCCGTGCTCGGTCAGATCGCGGCCGACGCGCTCGGCGGCGTCGCGGGTCGCGGCGTGCGTGACGATGCGCTGCGGACGCCGGTCGGCGACCGCGGAGACGACGGCCGGTCCCCCGCCGCCGACCCGCACGACGTCCGGCTCGGGCAGGCTTTCGAGGACGTGCGGGGCGCTGCCGTGGACGATCTGGAGCCGGACCCCGAAACGGCGCGCGGCGCCGTCGGTGCGGGCGCAGGCGCCCGGGTCGTGGTCGACGGCGATGACGGCCGCGCCGGCGCGCGCGGCCTCGGCGGCGAACGCGCCGCTGCCGCAGCCGATGTCCCACACGAGGTCGCCGATGCGGGGCCCGAGGCGGGCGAGTTGGGCGGCGCGCAGCAACTGCGTCTCGCCCTCGCCGAGACCGCCGCCCGGTCCGGCACCGTAGCTCTCGTCGGGCTGCACCCAGCCGCGCGGGCCGGTGCCCGGGTCGCGGCCGGCGATCCAGCCGCCGCTCTCCCCGGCGCCGACGGGCCCGCCGATGATGATGACGACGTTGGGGTCGCGCCAGGTGTGGTCGGCGGCCTTGTCCGAGGTGACGATGCTGACCTGTTCGCGCTCGGTGCCCAGTTCCTCGCAGACGACGAAGGTGCGGTGCACGCCCTCCAGCAGCAGGCCCAGTTCGGCGGGGCCGGCGCCCGGTGAGGTGAGGACGGCGACCTTGGTGTGGGCGCGGCAGACGTTCACGGCCCGGCGCAGGGTGCGCGGGTGGGCGACGACGACCTGGGCGTCGTCCCAGGGCATGCCGGCGCGGGCGAAGGCGGCGGCGACCGAGGAGACGCCGGGGACGACCTCCACTTCAAGGCCGAACTCCGGGGCGCGCAGGGTGCGTACGACGCCGAAGAAGCCGGGGTCG contains these protein-coding regions:
- the cbiE gene encoding precorrin-6y C5,15-methyltransferase (decarboxylating) subunit CbiE, which encodes MADRVTVIGWDGSPLTAAARAALGAATLVAGAAHHLALPEVPPTAERVRLGSLALAARRIAAHRGTAVVLADGDPGFFGVVRTLRAPEFGLEVEVVPGVSSVAAAFARAGMPWDDAQVVVAHPRTLRRAVNVCRAHTKVAVLTSPGAGPAELGLLLEGVHRTFVVCEELGTEREQVSIVTSDKAADHTWRDPNVVIIIGGPVGAGESGGWIAGRDPGTGPRGWVQPDESYGAGPGGGLGEGETQLLRAAQLARLGPRIGDLVWDIGCGSGAFAAEAARAGAAVIAVDHDPGACARTDGAARRFGVRLQIVHGSAPHVLESLPEPDVVRVGGGGPAVVSAVADRRPQRIVTHAATRDAAERVGRDLTEHGYRVECALLQSVELDTRAWTETERNVAFLLSGVLPDRAP